DNA from Acuticoccus sediminis:
CATCTCCAACGACCTCTGCTCCCTGCGCGAGGGCGAGGTGCGGCCGGCCATGGCGGTGCGGATGGTCTTCGCCCGCGACGGGCGCAAGCAGCGCCACACCTTCCACCGCGTGCTGATGCGCTCCGAGCGCCGCCTCGCCTACCAGGACGCGCAGAAGATCGCGGACGGCGCGCTGGAGTCGGACGTCAAGCCGCTCATCGACAACCTTTGGGCCGCCTACCGCTGCCTGTCGAAGGGCCGTGACGCGCGCGACCCGCTGGAGCTCGACCTTCCCGAGCGCAAGATCATCCTGACCCCCGAGGGCCAGGTCGACCGCGTCGTCGTTCCGGAGCGGCTCGACGCGCACAAGCTCATCGAAGAGTTCATGATCCAGGCCAACGTCGCGGCGGCGGAGACCTGCGAGGCGGCGCGGCTGCCGCTGCTCTACCGCATCCACGACCAGCCGAGCCTCGAGAAGATCGAGGCGCTGAAGGAGTTCCTCGGGACGCTCGACCTGAAGCTGGCGAGCGGCGCGGGCGTGCGGCCGGGCGACTTCAACGGCATCCTCCTCAAGGTGGGCGGGACGCAGAACGCGCAGCTCGTCAACGAGGTCATCCTGCGGTCCCAGGCGCAGGCGGAGTATGCGCCGGACAATATCGGCCACTTCGGCCTGTCGCTGCGCCGCTATGCGCACTTCACCTCGCCGATCCGCCGCTATGCCGACCTCATCGTCCACCGCGCGCTGATCCGCGCGCTGGACCTCGGCAGGGACGGGCTGTCGGACCACGAGATCTCCGAGCTCAGCCAGATCGGCGCCGACATCTCCTCCACCGAGCGGCGCTCCATGCTGGCCGAGCGCGAGACGATCGACCGCCTGATCGCCCAGTGGCTGACGGACAAGATCGGCGCGACGTTCGAGGGCCGCATCGGCGGCGTCACCAAGGCCGGGCTCTTCATCAAGCTGAAGGAGACCGGCGCGGACGGGTTCGTGCCGATCTCCACCCTCGGCAACGAGTACATGATCTACGACGAGGCCAACCAGGCGCTCGTCGGCGAGGCGACCGGCACGACCTTCCGGCTCGGCGACGACGTGACGGTGCGCCTCATGGAGGCGGCCCCGTTCTCCGGCGCGCTCCGGTTCGACATCATCGAGCACGAGGCGACGACGAAGCTGCCCCGTCGGGGCCGCCACACGTCCCGCCCGTCGCACAAGCGCCCGATGAAACGCCCGATGAAAAGAGGCCGGAGATGAACGACCGCTCGCCGATGGACGCCATGATGAAGGGGATGATGGGACGCTGTCCCAACTGCGGCGTCGGCAGCCTCTTCGACGGTTTCCTCAAGGTGCGCGACACCTGCCCCCACTGCGGCGAGGCGCTCTACCACCACCGCGCCGACGACGCGCCGCCCTACATCGTCATGTCGTTTGTGGGGATCTTCGTGGTGGCGGTGATGTTCTACGTCGAGATCGCCTACGAGCCGGCGCTCTGGATCCACGCGGCGATCTTCCTGCCGCTGACCATTGTGCTTTCGTTGGTGCTGCTTCGGCCGACGAAGGGCCTCATGGTCGGCCTGCAGTGGGCCAAGCGGATGCACGGCTTCAACCCCAACGGCGCGGGAGGCGACGCATGAACGACGTATCGGGCGCGGGCGACACCGTCCCCTCCCCGCATCCGCGGCTGCCGTCCGAAGCGTCGATGGCGCTGCTGGCCGAGCGCTCGGTCTGGCGCGCGATGTGGAACGGCCTCAGGAGCCGCTGCCCGAGCTGCGGCACCGGCGGGCTCTTCGACGGCTTCATCAGGGTCAGCGACGCGTGCCCCCATTGCGGCGAGGCGCTCCACCACCACCGCGCCGACGACGCACCGCCCTACATCGTGATGATGATCGTCGGACATGTGGTGGTTGCGATAATGCTGCTATACGAGATCACCATGTCTCCTGCGCTGTGGTTGCACGCGGCGATCTTCCTGCCTCTAACGGTTCTCATGTCGCTCATCCTGATGCGCCCCACGAAGGGCGCGCTCGTCGGCCTCCAGTGGGCCAACCTCATGCACGGCTTCGACCCCGAATACGCGGGAGGTGACGTGTGAGCGGAGCCATGACCGCCGCCGAGCGGCTGAAGCGCGACCAGGCCGCCGCCAAGACCGAGGCGCACCGCCGAGTCACGATCCGCGACGCCGCCACGCTGATCCTCATCGACAGTAACGGCCCGTCGGTGCTGATGGGCCGCCGCTCGATGAAGCACGTCTTCATGCCGGGGCGCTTCGTGTTCCCGGGCGGACGCGTCGACCCGACCGATTCGCGCGTCAGGCTGCACACCACGTTCGACGACGCGACGCTCACCAAGCTCACCGCGCAGATGCGCTCCAAGCACTCGGACGCCCGCGCCCGCGCGCTCGGCGCGGCGGCGATCCGCGAGGTGTACGAGGAGACAGGCGTCCTCGTCGGCGCCAAGGGCGCGGAGACGCTGCCTACGGGGCCGGCCTGGCAGCCCTTCCGCGACCGCGGCATCGGCCTCGACTTCTCGGCGCTGCGCTACGTCTTCCGGGCGATCACGCCCCCCGGCCGGCCGCGGCGGTTCGACACACGCTTCTTCGCCGTCCCGCGCGAGGCGATCGCCGAGATCGATCCCACCCGCATCGGCGAGGACGCCGAGCTGGAGGAGATCGCCTGGGTGACGCTCGACGAGGCCCGCACCCTGGAGCTTCCCGGCATCACCCACACGGTGATCGACAGCCTCGCCAAGCGCCTCGCGGAGTCGCCGGAGCTGCCTGCGGGCGGACCCGTGCCCTTCTTCCGCTTCGTGCGCGGCGAGCGGACGATGGAACTGCTCTAGCCTCCCGATCCGGAGCCGCAGGCACGGGTTATCCGCCCGCGCCCTGCCGACGATGGATCGCCGGACGAGCGGCCACCACGACCGCCCTTCCCGAACGACGCCGTCGCAGCCACGCCACAGTCGTTCTGCGGCTTGCGCGGGGCCGCATCCCGTATCCGATCGCCGCTGGCGCTTTGTCGCGTTTTCGGCCAAAGACAACCCGTAAGAGCGTACCCCGTCGGAGCCATGGACCAGACGTCTCGCCAGACTGTGGCCTCGATGTCCCCCTCGATCGCTGCCGATCCCTATGCGGCGGTCCCCGGGCGGCCGATGCCCCATGAAGAGCACCGCCCGCCGGACGGTCCTACCGATATCTGGGCGCTTGCGGCCGTCATCAGTGGGATCACCGGGGTCGGCGCCGCATTGTCGCTGAGCCTTCCGCTGCTCTCCATCGTACTGGAGCAACGCGGCGTCTCGCCGATGCTGGTGGGCATCAATACCGCGACGGGCGGCATCGCCGCCATCGTCATCCTGCCGTTCGTCACCACCCTCGCCAAGCAGTTCGGGACGTCCCGCGTCATCGTCATGGCCTTCATCGCCATGTCGGTGACGCTGATGGGCTTCCACGTCACGCACACCTTCGCGCTGTGGTTCCCGCTGCGGTTCGTCTTCTCGGCCTCGGTAACGCTCATCTTCGCGCTGACCGAATTCTGGATCGGCTGCCTTGCGCCGCCGACACGCCGCGGCTTCGTCGTCGGCATCTACACCGCGTTCCTGTCCATCGGCATCTCGATGGGCCCGCTCATCCTGGCGCTCGTCGGCACGCAGGGCGTGCTGCCGTTCGCCATCGGCGCCTCGGCGATCCTCGCCGCGACGGTGCCCGTCCTCTTCGTCTCCGGCCGCGAGCCGGTGCTGCCGACGGGCGGCCAGAAGAACCTGCTGCGCTTCGTTGCGATGGCCCCCCTCGCCCTCTTCGCGGCGCTGGTGTTCGGCGCGGTGGAGTCGGGCGGAACGGCGATCCTGCCGCTCTACGGTACGGCGATCGGCCTCGCCGCGAGCCACTCCGTGGTGCTGGTCAGCGCGGTCGCCCTCGGCAACATCATCTCGCAGATCCCGATCGGCTACCTGGCGGACCGGGTGAACCGGAGGGTCCTGCTCCTCGGCTCGGCCACGGTCGGCGCGTGCGGTGCGCTCCTCATCCCGCTGGTGTCGGACCATTACTTCGTGCTGCTGGCGGTGCTGTTCGTGACCGGCGGCATCGTGACCGGCCTCTACACCATCGGCCTCACCCAGCTCGGGTCGCGCTTCTCCGGCAGCGACCTCGCCTCGGCCAACGCCGCGTTCGTCATGATGTACGCGTTCGGGATGCTGATCGGGCCGGTTTCCCTGGGCGCGGGCCTCGAAATGATCCCGCCGCACGGCTTTGCTCTTGCCATCGCCGTAATCTTTGGCATCTACGTGCTGCTGGGCTCGTTCAGGATCCTTCACGACGGTGTCGGGGACTGAGAAGCGCGCGCCGCAAGGCTTGACAGCGACGCGTCGGGCCCCCATCAGCAAGGTTTGTTCCGGTTCACCCAGTTAGCGCCGCGGGGCGGCGTCGGAGGCTCCTATGGCGAAGGCCAACACCATTAAAGTCAAGCTCGTGTCGACCGCCGACACCGGCTACTTCTACGTGACCAAGAAGAACACTCGGACCATGACCGAGAAGATGACCAAGACCAAGTACGACCCGGTCGCGAAGAAGCACGTCGAATTCCGCGAAGCGAAAATCAAGTAATTACTTCGGCAGGAACGATTTAATCGTCGAGATGAAGCGGTCGATCGAGATCGGCTTGGAGAGGTAGGCCTCACAACCGGCGGCGCGGATGCGCTCTTCGTCGCCCTTCATCGCAAACGCCGTCACCGCGATGACGGGGATCGGCTTCAGGTCGGGGTCCGACTTGATCTGCTCCGTCACCTCGAGGCCGGACATCTCAGGCAGCTGGATGTCCATCACGATGAGATCCGGCCGCTGTTCTTTGGCCACCTTCAAGGCGTCGATCCCGTTGCGCGTTTCCAGGATTTCCATCCCGCTCGCCTCGAGCAGATCGTGGAAGAGCTTCATGTTCAGCTCGTTGTCTTCCACGATGAGCACCCTGTGGGCCATGCGCACTTCCTCTGTGACCGCGCCGACGTGGCGGCCTCTCGTGTGTGTGGGGCGATAACCGTGCCGTCAAGTCGCTCGCCACGCCATCCCGCTCCCAGGTCGCGCCGCCAGGCGGACGACCCCGACGCGGGCACGATCGCCATCGCCGCTCTATCCTATTTCGCCACCGAGCCGAAGACGATGAGCCGCTTCTTCGCGCTCACCGGCCTCGATCCGACCTCGCTGCGTGACGCCGCGGCCTCGCCCACCTTCGTCGCCGGCCTCCTCGACTTCGTCCTCGCCGACGAGCGCATCCTGCTCGCCGTCGCCGAGGCGCAGGAGACGACGCCCGAGGCCATCGTGCGCGCCCGCCAGGCCCTCGAGCGTCGCCCCAACGAGCCGATCGACGTGGGCTCCAAACCCGTCGGCGACGACGGCTGGCCGCCCCGCCCCCACGACGACTGGGCATGAGATGAGCGCCGCCGCGGCGCTCTGCCGCGACTGCGCGGCGATCCTCCCCTACGACACCCCGGCCCGCTGCCCGCGGTGCCGCAGCCCGCGCCTCGTGCGCCACACGGAGATGACGCGCCTCGTCATCGCCCACGTCGACTGCGACGCCTTCTATGCTTCTGTGGAAAAGCGGGACGATCCGTCCTTGCGCGACGTGCCGCTCATCGTCGGTGGCGGCCGGCGCGGCGTCGTCTCGACCTGCTGCTACCTCGCCCGCATCCACGGCGTCCGCTCGGCGATGCCGATGTTCAAGGCGCTCCAGCTCTGCCCGGACGCGGTCGTGCTGCGCCCCGACTTCGAGAAGTACGTCGCCGTCGGCCGGGAGGTGCGCGAGCGCATGAAGGCCCTCACGCCCCTCGTGCAGCCGCTCTCGATCGACGAGGCCTTCCTGGACCTCTCCGGCACCGAGAGGCTCCACGGGGCCCCGGCCGCGGCGGTGATGGCCCGCTTCGCGAGGAGCATCGAGGCGGACATCGGCATCACCGTGTCGGTCGGCCTCGCCCCCAACAAGTTCCTCGCGAAGTTCGCCTCCGACCACGACAAGCCGCGCGGCTACACCGTCATCGGCCGGAGCGACGCCGAGGCGCGCCTTGCCGACGAGCCGGTGACGCGCCTGCCCGGCGTCGGACCGGCCGCGGCACGCAAGCTCCAGCAGGGCGGCGTGACCTTCGTGCGGGACGTGCAGCGCGCGGACCTCACCGACCTGATGCGCCGCTTCGGCGAGACCGGGCAGCGCCTCAAGCGCCTCGCCCACGGCGAGGACAACCGCGTCGTCGACCCGGCCAGCGAGCGCAAGTCCGTCTCGGCCGAGCAGACGTTCGACGTCGACCTCTCCGACCGCCACACGCTCCTCGCGATCCTGCGCCACCTCTCCGAGAAGGTATCGACGCGCGCCAAGGCGGCGGAGATCGGCGGGCGCACCATCACGCTGAAACTGAAGACGCCGCAGTTCCGCTCCATCACCCGCTCGGAGAGCCTCGACGCGCCGACGGCGATGGCGCACCGGATCTTCGCGGTCGGCAAGTCGCTGCTGCTGGCCGAACCCGAGGGGCAGCGCTACCGCCTCATCGGCATCGGCGTCAGCGGCCTCGTCCCGGCCGGCGAGGCGGACGGCGAGGAACTCTTCGATCCCGCCCGCACCCGCCTCGGCAAGGCCGAGAAGGCGATGGACGCGCTGCGTGCCCGCTTCGGCGACGACGCGGTGATGACGGGCCTCTCCCTGTCACACCCGCGGCGGCGTCCCGCCTCGGCGAAGGACCTCGCCGCGCCGGGCGGACCGAAGCCCGGCAAGCCGCCTCAGGGCGATTCGGGAACGTAGCGGGCGACGAGCGCCCACCAGGCGCGGCTCGTCACCTGGGCCAGCACCGCGCGCTCCAGCGCCTCGCTGAACGCCTTCGGCGTGTCCTGCCGGATCGCCATCGCGACGTACTGCGGGTCGCGCGTGGTCGCCACCAGGGCGCGCCGGACCCCTTCCCTGGCGATCGCCGCATGAAGCTCCGCCGAGCCGGCCGCCACGGCTTCCACCTCCCCGTGGCGAAGCGCCTTCAGCGCATCGCCGAGCCCCGTCGTCGGCATGACCTCGAGGCTGTGGCCGCGCAGGTAGAGCTCCGACGTGCTCCCCGCCACCACTGCGACGCGCATGTCGCGCAGGTCCGCCGGAATGTTGAAATCGCCGCCGCTGGCAATGTTCATCGCCGCGACGACCGACGCGGTCAGCGCCGACGAGACGCCGAGCCCGACCAGCATCCAGATCATCGCCAGCGCCCGGCCGAGCGCCGTGACGGGGGCCTTGTCGCCGTAGCCGACCGTCGTCAGCGTGACGCCGGCCCACCAGAAGCCGTCCCCGAGCCCGCGCAATGTCCGCCGGTCGAACTGCCGGTTGTGGCGCCGCTCGACGAGCCAGACCGTCGCGCCCACCGCCAGCAGCACGCCGCTGATGAAGAGGACGATGCGCAGGAACTGGTAGGTCGCGAGCTCCCGCATGACGAGCCAGGGGGTCGAGCCCTTCTCCGTCGCGATGGCGAGGGTCGAGGTGTAGAAGGGGAACAGCAGGTCGACGACGGCCTCATGCTCCGGTGTCGCGTCGAGCGGCAGGGCGATGTCGATCCGTCCCCTGGAGAGGGCGTCGGCCAGTTGCTCGATCGCGACCTCCTCGAAGCGGTAGGCAAGGCCCAGCCGCTCGGCGGTCATCCGCCAGAGGTCGACGCCGATGCCCTGCCAGCTCCCGTCCTGCGCACGCATCGCGTAAGGCGGCCGCTCCGCCAGGCCGATGACGACGACCCGGTCCGCCAGCGCCTCACCGCCGGACGCGGCGGGACGGGCCTCAGGCGCCGTATCCGCGGGCGTGGACTGCGGGGCAGCGGCTGCCGGCGCGTCCGGCACCCCTCCAGGGCCCTCGGCCCACGCGCCGGAGGGCACGGCGGCGCTCAACGCGACGAGCATGACGCTCAGCGCGGCGGGTGCGGCGACAGCGACGAGCCGGCGAGCGAGTTGGGCGATGCGATCCACGGGGAATTCCCTGCGACCTCGTGGGTCCCACGGTGCGGGCGGCGCGACCGGCTCGACCGGCGCGCCGAAACCCTTGGCAGCCCGGGTGCCCGGGCCGTCGGCCGGGGCCGGGTCGAATGCGCCGCCCTTCGATCGCGGGCGGCGCCAAGCGCTTAGTTGCGCTCCTTGTCGACGAGCGCCTTCTCCTTGATCCACGGCATCATCGCGCGCAGACCCTCGCCGACCGCCTCGATCTGGTGCGCGTTGTTCTTCGCGCGCGTCGCCTTGAACGAGGTCTGGTTGACCTTGTTCTCCAGCATCCAGTTGCGCGTGAAGGTGCCCGACTGGATGTCGGTCAGCACCTTCTTCATCTCCGCCTTGGTCTCGTCGGTGATGATGCGCGGGCCGGTGACGTACTCACCGTACTCGGCGGTGTTGGAGATCGAGTAGTTCATGTTGGCGATGCCGCCCTCGTAGATGAGGTCGACGATCAGCTTCACCTCGTGGAGGCACTCGAAGTAGGCCATCTCCGGGGCGTAGCCGGCTTCCACCAGCGTCTCGAAGCCGGCGCGGATCAGCTCGACGAGGCCGCCGCACAGCACCACCTGCTCGCCGAAGAGGTCGGTCTCGCACTCTTCCTTGAAGGTGGTCTCGATGATGCCGGCACGGCCGCCGCCGATCGCCGAGGCGTACGCCAGGCCGAGGTCGTGGGCGTTGCCGGAGGCGTCCTGGGCGATGGCGATCAGGGTCGGCACGCCGCCGCCGCGCTGGTACTCCGAGCGCACCGTGTGGCCCGGCCCCTTCGGCGCGACCATCAGGACGTCGAGGTCCTTGCGCGGCTCGATGAGGTTGAAGTGCACGTTCAGACCGTGCGCGAAGAGGAGCGCGGCGCCCTCTTTCATGTTCTCGTGCAGCTGGTCGGCGTAGATGTCGCCCTGAAGCTCGTCCGGCGTCAGCATCATGACGACGTCGGCCCACTTGGCGGCCTCTTCCACCGTCATCACCTTGATGCCCTCGGCCTCGGCCTTCTTGGCGGAGGCGGAGCCGGGACGCAGCGCCACGACAATGTCGGGGCAGCCCGAATCGCGCAGGTTGAGGGTGTGGGCGTGGCCCTGGCTGCCATAGCCGACGACAGCGATCTTCTTGCCCTTGATCAGGCTGATGTCGGCGTCGCGGTCGTAGTAGACGCGCATAGTTGCTCCCTACTGGTTTGATGAGTTGGGAGCGTGACCTCCCGTCGCGACCCTCATAGACGGTTTACGACGGGATTGTGAATGCCTTGGGCGTAACGCGCACGAATTGATCTGATTCTGCCGCCTGCGCGGACAGATTCGGATCAGTTGGGGCGAAGCTCCGGGCGCGCCTGGACGCCCGCCGAGGTGCCCGGGGAGGCCGCTTCGGGGACGAGGCGCAGGCGCAGCGCGTCCAGGTGCTCGGTCTTGGTGCGGCGGGTCACCGCCTCGGCGAGAACCTCCGCGACGATGAGCTGCAGTTCGGCGATGCGGATCTTCTTGTCCCGGCCCAGCCTGTCGATGAGCGCTTCCGCCTCCGCGGCCGGCGTCTCGCCGAACGCCTCGATGTAGCGCAGCACCAGCTCGCCACGCACGCCGACCGGCATGGTGGCCAGCGTGATCAGCCGCCGGGCAGGTTTCGGCTCGCTCCTGGCGTGGTGCGCGTTCTCCGCCGGCTGCAGCGCCTCCTGGTGGGCGTCGGCCGCGGGGGCGGCGTCGGTCGAGGCCGCCGCGCGCCGCTCGGGGACGTAGGCCGGCGGGACATTGAGCGAGCGCTCCGGCAGGATCATGTTGTTGCCGTCCCGCGCCAGGGTGATTCCGGAGGCAACTCTCTGGTTCGCCTCGAATTCCGCGGCGGCCATACGCATGATGGAACGCGTAAAGTTGCGGGTATAACGCTCCAGAAACTCAGTGAAGAACCACATTCTCATCCACCTCCAATGGAGTGGGGAGGACAGCCGAAGTCCTCAGACGCCGCCACAATGGAGCGAAAGTGTTGACGACTTCTAAAGCATATTCGGCGGGTGATTGTTTACACACGGAGATCCACGGAGACAGTACAGCGCAGATCCGCTGAGTATCCGTGACCGGCGCAACTCTGTTCGATTTATGTTCCGCGCCGGGACATCTCACCCCCCGCGCGGTGAGGATGAGGTCCCGACAGGCCCGGGACGTGCGGGAATGGCGGGCGGTTCGGCCGCCTCAGGCCGCAGGAGAGCCGGCCACGCCGCGACCCGGGCGGGTGCGGCGTGGCGCGCCGTCGGCGGGCGCCGTCCGCGATTACTGGGAGAAGGTCGCGAGGTAGGCGATGACGTCGGCGCGCTGCTCCGGACGCCGCAGGCCGCCGAAGGCCATCTTCGTGCCCTTCACGACGGTGCGGGGATTCTCGAGGTACTGGTCGAGCAGCGCCTCGTCCCAGACCTTCCCTTCGCCGAACGAGACCATGGCCGGGGAATACTGGAACCCTTCCATGTGGCCGGGCTGGCGGCCGATGATTCCGTTGAGCTCGGGGCCGATCTTGTTCTTGGCGCCCTCGCCGACAGCATGGCACGCCATGCACATGCGGAAGACCTTCTCGCCGGCGGCCGGGTCCTGCGCCATCGCCGGCGGGGCGACGGCGAGCGCGGCGAGGGCCGCGGCGGCGAGCACATGCTTCTTCATTGTGTTCCTCCAAACTAGACGTGGAATTGTTCTAGGGCAGCGGCGGCAAAGCGCGACATGAAATCGCGCAAAGTCGGGGTGCCATCGTCCGAAAGTGTCGAAAACCCCGGCCGGTCGTGCGCCGCGTTCCCGGCCCGGGCGCAGGCGCGCCCGTCCCGATCGACACCCCGCGGCCTCGGACCCATCGTTAGGCCGCCAGACGCCGGGCGTGCCAGGCGATGTGATCGGGCATGAAGGTCGAGATGAAGTAGTAGGAGTGGTCGTACCCCGGCTGCATCCGCAGTGTGAGGCCGATCCCCGCGTCCGAACACGCCCTGGCGAGGAGCTCGGGCTTGAGCTGATCGGCGAGGAACGTGTCCGCCTCGCCCTGGTCCACCAGGATCTCCGGGAACCGCGCCCCGTCCTCGATCAGCGCAACGGCGTCGTGACGGCGCCACTTGGCGGGGTCGGGGCCGATGTAGGCGGGGAAGGCCTTCTGCCCCCACGGCACCTGCGACGGGGCGACGATGGGCGCGAACGCCGAGAGCGAGCGGAAGCGGGAGGGATTGCGCAGCGCGATCGTCAACGCCCCGTGCCCGCCCATCGAGTGGCCGAAGATCCCCTGCCGGTCGAGGTCCACGGGGAAGTTCGCCGCGACCACCTCGGGAAGCTCGACCTCGATGTAGGTCTTCATCCTGAAGTGAGTCGCCCATGGCTTCTGCGTGGCGTCGACGTAGAACCCCGCGCCCTGGCCGAGGTCGTAGGCCTCGTCGTCGGCGACGCCCTCCCCGCGCGGGCTGGTGTCGGGGCAGACCACGATCAGCCCGGCCTCGGCCGCCGCCTTGCGGTACTCCCCCTTCTCCATGACGTTGGCGTGGGTGCAGGTGAGACCGGACAGGTACCAGACCACCGGGCAGGGCCCGCTGTCGGCCTGCGGCGGGAGGAAGATCGCGAAGGTCATCTCCGTCCCGGTCGCGCGGGAGGTGTGCCGCGCGACCAGCTGTCGGCCGCCGTGCGCGGCGAAACGCGAGAGGATCGACACCGTCATTGGGCCGTCACCTCGCCGAGCAGCATGTTGCGGTAGTTCTGCGCCACCTTCGGGTGGAGCGGCCAGTTGATGCAGCCGCCGCCGTAGGGCTTCACGATCTTCAGGTAGAAGACGTTCGTGTCGCCGATGGCGATGGACACGGTCTCGTCGGGATGGCGGGCGGTGAAGTCGGTCAGCGCCTTTTCCGCGCCGGGGGCGAGACAGAAGGTGAGCCCGCCCGTCTCGTGCGTCTCGACGCTGACGAGGTCGTCCCGCGGCACCACGTAGCTGTCGCCCTCGACCGTGAAGGACAGCGGCTCGGCGGCAGCCGCGTACGCGCTGGCGATGTGGACGGCGAAGAGCGCCGCCACACCCAGCCGGACCAGCACCGACATCAGTAGACGACCACCGCGCGGATCGACTTGCCCTCGTGCATGAGGTCGAAGCCCTTGTTGATCTCGTCGAGCGGCATCGTGTGCGTGATGAGGTCGTCGATGTTGATCTTGCCGTTCATGTACCAGTCGACGATCTTCGGCACGTCGGTGCGGCCACGGGCGCCACCGAAGGCCGAGCCGCGCCACACGCGGCCGGTGACGAGCTGGAAGGGCCGCGTGGAGATCTCCTGCCCCGCGCCGGCGACACCGATGATGACGCTCTCGCCCCATCCCTTGTGGCAGCACTCGAGCGCCTGGCGCATCACGTGGACGTTGCCGATGCACTCGAACGAGTAGTCGGCGCCGCCGTTGGTGAGGTCGACGATCGCCTGCACGACCTTGTCGCGGCCGACCTCGTCCGGGTTGATGAAGTCGGTCATGCCGAACTTCTTGGCGAGCGGGACCTTGGAGGGGTTGAGGTCGACGCCGATGATCTTGTCCGCGCCGACCATCTTCGCGCCCTGGATCACGTTGAGGCCGATGCCGCCGAGGCCGAAGACGACGACGTTGGAGCCGGGCTCGACCTTGGCCGTGTTGACCACCGCGCCGACGCCCGTCGTCACGCCGCAGCCGATGTAGCAGATCTTGTCGAACGGGGCGTCCTCGCGGACCTTCGCGACGGCGATCTCGGGCAGGACCGTGTAGTTCGAGAAGGTGGAGCAGCCCATGTAGTGGAAGATCGGCTTGCCTTCGAGGGAGAACCGGCTGGTGCCGTCGGGCATCAGGCCCTGGCCCTGCGTCGAGCGGATCTTCTGGCACAGGTTGGTCTTGGGGTTGAGGCAGTATTCGCACTCCCGGCACTCGGGCGTGTAGAGGGGAATGACGTGGTCGCCCTTCTTCACGCTGGTGACACCGGGACCGA
Protein-coding regions in this window:
- the rnr gene encoding ribonuclease R — encoded protein: MGSLNTVAGSNASAAAPSLRLDGRLSRLHIDHMSKTPVPTRDEILRFVADSTGRVGKREIAKAFNVKGANRVELKSLLAEMADEGLLAKSGKRLARPGELPRVALLSVSGRTSDGDLLAEPTTWEFDEPRPKVTLIGTKPAPGMGDRLLARISYDDDGRPVGKVIKVIERRPASTLAVLERFGDRPQLSPTSKKERDIYFVHPDAVKDIPSDTLVRIEVDRGRSARVVEVVGPVGSEQAVSLLAIHAHGIPDRFPERVLAEAAAAEPATLKAREDWRDVPFLTIDPPDAKDHDDAVFAEPDPHNEGGHIVTVAIADVAYYVTPGSAMDEEARLRGNSTYFPDRVVPMLPERISNDLCSLREGEVRPAMAVRMVFARDGRKQRHTFHRVLMRSERRLAYQDAQKIADGALESDVKPLIDNLWAAYRCLSKGRDARDPLELDLPERKIILTPEGQVDRVVVPERLDAHKLIEEFMIQANVAAAETCEAARLPLLYRIHDQPSLEKIEALKEFLGTLDLKLASGAGVRPGDFNGILLKVGGTQNAQLVNEVILRSQAQAEYAPDNIGHFGLSLRRYAHFTSPIRRYADLIVHRALIRALDLGRDGLSDHEISELSQIGADISSTERRSMLAERETIDRLIAQWLTDKIGATFEGRIGGVTKAGLFIKLKETGADGFVPISTLGNEYMIYDEANQALVGEATGTTFRLGDDVTVRLMEAAPFSGALRFDIIEHEATTKLPRRGRHTSRPSHKRPMKRPMKRGRR
- a CDS encoding DUF983 domain-containing protein, whose amino-acid sequence is MNDRSPMDAMMKGMMGRCPNCGVGSLFDGFLKVRDTCPHCGEALYHHRADDAPPYIVMSFVGIFVVAVMFYVEIAYEPALWIHAAIFLPLTIVLSLVLLRPTKGLMVGLQWAKRMHGFNPNGAGGDA
- a CDS encoding DUF983 domain-containing protein, yielding MNDVSGAGDTVPSPHPRLPSEASMALLAERSVWRAMWNGLRSRCPSCGTGGLFDGFIRVSDACPHCGEALHHHRADDAPPYIVMMIVGHVVVAIMLLYEITMSPALWLHAAIFLPLTVLMSLILMRPTKGALVGLQWANLMHGFDPEYAGGDV
- a CDS encoding NUDIX hydrolase, with protein sequence MSGAMTAAERLKRDQAAAKTEAHRRVTIRDAATLILIDSNGPSVLMGRRSMKHVFMPGRFVFPGGRVDPTDSRVRLHTTFDDATLTKLTAQMRSKHSDARARALGAAAIREVYEETGVLVGAKGAETLPTGPAWQPFRDRGIGLDFSALRYVFRAITPPGRPRRFDTRFFAVPREAIAEIDPTRIGEDAELEEIAWVTLDEARTLELPGITHTVIDSLAKRLAESPELPAGGPVPFFRFVRGERTMELL
- a CDS encoding MFS transporter — protein: MDQTSRQTVASMSPSIAADPYAAVPGRPMPHEEHRPPDGPTDIWALAAVISGITGVGAALSLSLPLLSIVLEQRGVSPMLVGINTATGGIAAIVILPFVTTLAKQFGTSRVIVMAFIAMSVTLMGFHVTHTFALWFPLRFVFSASVTLIFALTEFWIGCLAPPTRRGFVVGIYTAFLSIGISMGPLILALVGTQGVLPFAIGASAILAATVPVLFVSGREPVLPTGGQKNLLRFVAMAPLALFAALVFGAVESGGTAILPLYGTAIGLAASHSVVLVSAVALGNIISQIPIGYLADRVNRRVLLLGSATVGACGALLIPLVSDHYFVLLAVLFVTGGIVTGLYTIGLTQLGSRFSGSDLASANAAFVMMYAFGMLIGPVSLGAGLEMIPPHGFALAIAVIFGIYVLLGSFRILHDGVGD
- the rpmG gene encoding 50S ribosomal protein L33; this translates as MAKANTIKVKLVSTADTGYFYVTKKNTRTMTEKMTKTKYDPVAKKHVEFREAKIK
- a CDS encoding response regulator, encoding MAHRVLIVEDNELNMKLFHDLLEASGMEILETRNGIDALKVAKEQRPDLIVMDIQLPEMSGLEVTEQIKSDPDLKPIPVIAVTAFAMKGDEERIRAAGCEAYLSKPISIDRFISTIKSFLPK
- a CDS encoding DUF3572 domain-containing protein produces the protein MPSSRSPRHPAPRSRRQADDPDAGTIAIAALSYFATEPKTMSRFFALTGLDPTSLRDAAASPTFVAGLLDFVLADERILLAVAEAQETTPEAIVRARQALERRPNEPIDVGSKPVGDDGWPPRPHDDWA
- a CDS encoding DNA polymerase IV; translated protein: MSAAAALCRDCAAILPYDTPARCPRCRSPRLVRHTEMTRLVIAHVDCDAFYASVEKRDDPSLRDVPLIVGGGRRGVVSTCCYLARIHGVRSAMPMFKALQLCPDAVVLRPDFEKYVAVGREVRERMKALTPLVQPLSIDEAFLDLSGTERLHGAPAAAVMARFARSIEADIGITVSVGLAPNKFLAKFASDHDKPRGYTVIGRSDAEARLADEPVTRLPGVGPAAARKLQQGGVTFVRDVQRADLTDLMRRFGETGQRLKRLAHGEDNRVVDPASERKSVSAEQTFDVDLSDRHTLLAILRHLSEKVSTRAKAAEIGGRTITLKLKTPQFRSITRSESLDAPTAMAHRIFAVGKSLLLAEPEGQRYRLIGIGVSGLVPAGEADGEELFDPARTRLGKAEKAMDALRARFGDDAVMTGLSLSHPRRRPASAKDLAAPGGPKPGKPPQGDSGT